The segment GAATGACTCAAAATACTTTAAAATACAACACTTTATCCAGATTGATGACTTATGCGATACAAAGGTATGAAACAGCTATTAGAGGTGGTAAATGATGGATGGGTTATTTAAGGTTTTGGATATTGCTGCAAGCGGTATGACAGCAGAAAGGTTTAGGTTAGACGTTATTTCTCAAAACTTAGCTAATTCAGATACAACCAGGACAGAGGAAGGTGGACCATACAGAAGAAAAACAGTAATCTTTCAAGAGGCACTTAATGAAAGTGCAAATGGAAGCAAAAATTTTGGGGGAGTGAAAGTCTCTTCTATAGTAGAGGATCCATCACCTTTTAGATTAGTATATGATCCCAACCATCCCGATGCAGACGCTGAAGGATATGTTAGTTATCCTAACGTTAATGTATTACGAGAAAT is part of the Petrotoga miotherma DSM 10691 genome and harbors:
- the flgC gene encoding flagellar basal body rod protein FlgC, yielding MMDGLFKVLDIAASGMTAERFRLDVISQNLANSDTTRTEEGGPYRRKTVIFQEALNESANGSKNFGGVKVSSIVEDPSPFRLVYDPNHPDADAEGYVSYPNVNVLREMVDMMSAQRAYEMNAAVVNSAKSMYNSALGIGRYTHFRNRS